The DNA segment GAACCGTACGTCGAGGCCCTCAACCAGCGATCGGTAGGCGGTCGTGTGTGAGCCCCCGCGTTCGAACCTGATGCACTCCTCGACGAGGTCGTTTTCGAGGAGATCGTTGATCCTTCGGTACACAGTCGCCGAGGAACAGTCCGTTCGGTCCGTCAGTTCCTTGGCGGTTTTGGGCCCGTCCTGGGTGGCGTAGAGGATCGTCCGCGAGCACTGATTGCCGAGGACGTCCAGGTGTTCCGCTGCGTCCTCGGCTCTGTGGGTCGTCCGTGGCGCTCGCTCCGAGGTGGTCGACTCACTCGACATCGGCCGGGCACCCCGTTGTCCGTCCGTCTCGTTTCGGCGCCACCGGAGGCGCGAACTGGCCGTGACCGACGTTCCCGTGTCGTTGACGATCCATCTACCATCCGTTATGGAAACCGATGTATTTGATAACTGACGACGTTACAGAGGGAAATATAATACTTCGTCGTGGTAATTTGCGATTTCGCCACGGTATCGGGCCCCTTCTGCTGTCCGTCGGGTTTGAACCGGCACGGGTGCGAGTGAAGTGGGACAGATCCGTGTGAATCGTTCGATACCGTCACCCTCACTGCTGTTCCATCGGCCGCGAGGAATCGGCCAACTGACGGTTCTGTCGACGGACAACCCGACGTTAATTCGTGCGTACGTGGTCGACGACTGGTAAACGGACTGGCGAATTTAATCACGTGCCGTCTCCTCCGTTGGGTACGCCCGACCCCGGGACACCGCCGACGTGTACCGGCGACGTCGGGATCGATCGTCGGCCGTCCACCCGCCGACGAAGGTGATCACATGGATTCACGAGAACAGAACTGGACGCCGATGGAATCGTCAGCAACGGGAACACACTGTCGAAAGTGTGGAACGCACGTCACACAGCAGTTCGCTCGCGTGTTCGGCGACAATGGGGACGTCGTTCACGGCTGTCCGTCGTGTACGACCTACAGAGAGATGCAATCGGGTAGTCACCTTCCCGGTGAGCGGAGCTGAGCGGACGCATCGTCGAGCGTGGCCGGATCGACGTTCGCTACAGCTGATCGTGCGCTGCGTCGCCCGCTTCACGTCGCGACGGCGATTTTCCTTCCGTGAGGAACCACTCTGGGTGGATCGTCCGTCGGTGCCGTTCCGCAGACCGGTCCGCCTTCTCCCCGAGCTCCTCGACCGGACTCCGCTACTCGACTGTCCTCCGGATGATAGTGTACGCGCCACTCGTCCCCCGAACCCAATCGTTCTCCGGCATACCTATAACAAATAGCACACGATTCACTACGTTAAAGGGACCGTTGCACGTACTGACCCACACTGATGTGTACAGATAGAGGGAGAGATTCGATCTGTAGCCCCCCACGGAGACAGTATGTCGAGCCGAACTGACGCGACCGGTGAGTTAGCTGAAAGTGACGTGTTTCACATCCTCGGCAACGACCGACGGCGGGAGATCGTCTCCCTCCTCGCGGCCGCGAACGGCCCCATCGACGTCTCGGACGTCGCCCGACGGGTGGCGTCCCGGGAGCACGACGACTCCGATACCGTGCCCAACAACCTCTATAAGAGCGTCTACGTCTCGTTACAGCAAACGCATCTGCCGCAACTGGAAGCCGAGCGGATCATCGTCTACGATTCGGACGCGAAGACGATCCAGCAGGGCGCCCAGTTCGATCACGTCTGTGAGTACATCGACGGAGCGACGGACGGGAACCGACTGTTCAGGCACGCGACGGGAGTGATCGCGACGATCGGGATCGCACTCAGCGGCGCGAGCGGTTTCGGCCTGGCGGTTACAGCGGTGATCCCACCGGCTCACTGGGCCGTCATGTCGCTACTCGCCATCGCGCTGTGGAGTCTCTCGTGGACGCGCCTCCGCGAGCGATTGGACCCGAACCTCGCGCGCTGACCGGATCGGACGCTTACGAGTCGTCCCCGGATCGTGGGTTCGACCGGGAGGCAGCGGGTTCCGACCCTGGTTTACAGATCAAGTTCTCCCGCCCGAGTCGTAACTTCGTGATCTCCCCGTCGGCTTCGAGCTCCGCTAACAACCGGCTCACTTTCGCTTTCGACCAGTCGACCGAGTCGACGATTTCGGCCTGTTTGATGCGACCGCCGTTCTCGGACAGCATCGAGAGTACCCGTTCCCGGTCCGTCACGGGCGTATCCGGTTCGTCACGTCTCCTCGGCACGTTCGATCGCCGACCCCGTCGACGTCGAACGAGCAGGCCGATGGTCCCAAGGACTCCGACAGTGAGCACGATTGCCACCACGGTGAAGCCGGTGTCTCCCGCCAGGAGGGGAACGTGTTCGATACCCGTCGAAACTGACGGCTCACTCGGTTCCATACGCGACACCTCGACGGGTGGATTCGCCCTGGGTCGGTTCGGTCGATCGAACGCAGGACCGCTTTCGAGAGGCGACGGACGGTCCGATCCGCGCCAGGTGGACCGTCGATCGCCGATCACACCATACGTCTTTTTCTCGCGGTTCTCGGGGATCCCGTCTGATACACCTCGTACCGTGAGCACTGCCCGATTCGGCTTCGTCGATGGAGTATCTGATCTCGGCGGGCTCTACGGCTCTCGAGGCACGCCGGGACGACCCACAGCAGACCCCGTTCATACACCGGGGACGCCGACGGCGTCGAAGCCGGTGACGCCCAGAACCGCCAGCACGTAGAGGACGACGAGGACCGAGATCCACGCGAGCAGCGTGATGGCCGCGGCCTGGATCCAGCCGCCCGGATACCGCCAGTTGACGATTGCGAGGTACGAGAGCAACACGAGGGCGGGACCGAGCAGCGGTATCCAGCCGAGGAAGAGTCCGACGACACCCCAGACGATCGCGCCGATGAGCGCCGTCACGATGGCGTAGGTGTAATCTTCGACGTCGACGACGACCTTTGCTCCGAGATAGATCCCGAGCGCCCCGATCAGTAGGCTAACGAGGAACACGACGAGGGAGTCGACAGCCAGTACGGATCCAGTCATACGTAGCACGCAGGGTGCGGGCGGCGTTAGTTATCGATCACGTACACAGGAACGGTTTCTCCCTCACCTTTAGTTGGTGTATCAGAATACCGTCTGCATAGAACACTGTCCAGGCAAAACGGAGATACCATGGACGCACGACCGAGGAGTCGACCAGCGAAAGCGAATTCGAACGACCGACAGTGGTACGATTGGCTTGCCGACATCGTCGCCGCCGAGCGACACCCGCCGGGGTGAGCGTTCGTCCGGAACAGATCGCCCACGAGACGCAGCGATCTTCGCCGATCGACGGGAGGTGCCTTCAGAAGGTACTTTGGTTCGCGACCGAGAGGTTCGGGCAATGACTGTCGATCTCGTCGTACGAAACGGGCGGCTGCTCACCCCGGAAGGGATCGTTCCCGGAGCGGGAGTGGCGATCGACGACGGCACAATCGTCGCCACCGGGCGACCCACTGCGCTTCCGACGGCCACGCGAACGCTCGACGTGGACGGCGCCGTCGTCGCCCCCGGCGTGATCGACTGCCACATTCACAATCGCGAACCGGGACTCGAGTACAAAGAAGACTGGGAGAGTGCCACCCGCGCGGCGGCCGCAGGCGGCGTGACAACCGTCGTCGGGATGCCGAACACGGACCCGATCGTGGACCGACCGGCCCACTTGGAGCGAAAGTTCGAGACGGGCGAGACGGGGTCACTCGTCGACTTTCAGAGTTACGCCGTCGTCACGTCGGAGAATCTAGACCGGATCGATGCCCTCGCCGAGGCAGGCGCACTCGGCTTCAAGATCTTTCTCGGATCGACGGTCGGCGACGTGCCGGCGCCGACGGACGGAGAGATCCTCGCGGCGATGAATCGGATCCGCGAGACCGGGAAGCGACTCGGCTTTCACGAAGAGAACGGCGAGATAATCGATCACTACGAGTCGGCCTACCGGAACGAGGGCAAGAACGAACCGATCCACCACGCCCGGTCCCGTCCTGTCGTCGCGGAGCGAGAAGCTATCGAACGGATGATCACGTTCGCCGAGGAGACCGATGTCTCGATTCACATGTTCCACGTGTCGTCGGGATCGGGCGCGGAAGCGGTCGCTCGCGGTCGTGAGCGCGGAGTTGACGTCACCGCGGAGACGACGCCGCACTACCTCTGGTTCACCGAAGACGTGCTTCGCGAGAAGGGAAACGTCGCCCGCGTTCAGCCTCCGATCCGCGACGCTGCGGAACGCGAGCGCCTCTGGCGGGCGTTCGGTGATGGAGCGATCGACTGCATCGCGACCGATCACGCCCCGCATACGGACGGGGAGAAACTCGTCGACGATCCGTTCGGAAACACCTGGGACGCCATCTCCGGGTTCGTCGGTCTCGAAACGGAGGTTCCCGCGATGCTTTCGTTCGTCGACCAGGGACGCCTCTCGCTCACCGACTGGATCTACCACCACTCGACGCGCCCGGCACAGGTCTGGGGACTGTACCCACAGAAAGGGTCGTTGCAGATTGGAACCGACGCGGACCTCACGATCGTCGATCCAGACGAGGAGTGGACGCTAGCGGATCGATCGACGCTTCACTCGAAAGGAACCGTGACCCCGTTCGAGGGCGAAACGTTCGTCGGGCGGGCCGTCACGACGATCGTCCGCGGAGAAATCGTGTACGAGGACGGCACCGTCACCGGGGAGCCCGGCTTCGGAACGCGCGTCGACGTCGACACGGAGACGTGAGCCGGGCGAGATCTCGAGATCCGATCGAAGTCACGTGATCCGATCGGCGTTTCGTGCCCCGATCGGAATCAGGTGATCCGATTGGTGTTTCGTGACTCGTTCGGAACCAGGTGATCCGATTGGTGTTTCGTGACGCGTTCGGAACCAGGTGATCCGACCGGACTCTCGTGACGCGACGCCGCTGTCGAGACGTTCGAGCAGGGTTTGCTGGTGGTCGCTCAGTCCAGATCGGCGCCGACCGCCTCCGAGACGGTGTCGAAGCCGTCCTCGTGGAGTCGTTCGACGAGCCCGCGGTTTATCTCGCGAGCGGTCGACGGCCCGTTGTAGACGAAGCCGGTGTAGAGCTGGACGAGCGAGGCACCGGCTCGGATCTTCTGGTACGCGCTCTCGGCCGAGTCCACACCGCCGACACCCACGATTGGCAGGTCGGTGTACCCCGCAATCGTCTTGATCACGCCCGTCGATCGGGATTCGAGGGGTTTCCCGCTCAGGCCACCCCACTCGTCCGTCGTCGAGCGCAGCCCCTCGCGGCTCGTGGTGGTGTTCGTCGCGACGATCCCGTCCAGATCGTACGCTTCGACGATGTCGACGAGTTCGTACAGCGAGTCGGTCGGCGAGTCGGGGCCGATCTTCACGAGTAGCGGGGCGTCGTCTTCGTTCGCCGCCTGGAGCGTCTCGAAGATCGTTCGGAGGTGGTCCGGGTCGTCCTCGTCGAACTCGTCGGGCGTGTTCGGACAGGAGACGTTGACGACGAAGTACTCGCCGTACGGGGACAGTTCCTCGAAGACCCGCAGGTAGTCCTCGATAGCTTCGTCCGCGTCGGAGTCGTTCATCTTCCCCACGTTGACGCCGATCGGTCCGCCGGCCTCGCGGTTCGTTTCGAGGCGGTCGCGGACGCGGTCGACGCCGTCGCCGTTGAAGCCCATCCGGTTGACGAGCGCGCGATCTTTGGGGAGGCGAAAGAGCCGCGGACGCGGGTTTCCCGCTTGCGGTTCTGGGGTGACCGTCCCGACCTCGACGAATCCGAATCCGAGGGCGTCGAGCGCCGGAAAGACGCGCGCGTTCTTGTCGAAGCCGGCGGCCACGCCGACCGGATTATCGAAGGTCGTATCGAAGCACTCGACCTCGAGAGCCGGGTGCCGGTAGGTGTACCGGGTCGAAAGCGCTCGTCGAGCGGCGCCGACCGACTGGACCGCACGGAGTCCGGCCGTCACGTACTCGTGAGCGGTTTCTGCAGGGAGTCTGAAGAACAGCGGTCGGAGCCACGAGTACGCGTCCATCGTGCGTCAGTGACTCGCTCGGATACGTAAGTGACTCGGGTCGGCCCGACACAGGATGGGACGAGAGTAGTGACTCGGGTCGGCCTGACACAGGATGGGACGAGAGAAGTGACTCGGATCGGCCCGACACAGGATGGGACGAGAGAAGTGACTCGGATCGGCCCGACACAGGATGGGACGAGAGAAGTGACTCGGATCGGCCCGACACAGGATGGGACGAGAGAAGTGACTCGGATCGGCCCGACACAGGATGGGACGAGAGAAGTGACTCGGATCGGCCCGACACAGGATGGGACGAGAGAAGTGACTCGGATCGGCCCGACACCGGACTGTTCGAGGGCGACCCTCTCCACACCCGATTCGCCGATCGATTCGCGGTCCCGCACAGGATTCGACGTCGGACGGAGGCGACCCCGTTACGATCCGACTCATGGGTACACAATTGGATGCTTTTCTCTCACATTAGTTGTCAATATCTGTGTTTACGCCACGGTGATGGGTCGATGGTGGCACGATCGGACCGTGGTGGGCCCAAACGGGAACATTGAAGGCCGTACGACCGAAATCTCCGGAAAATGACCGACACAGCCGGAGGTGAGACGGCCGGTGACGTTCTCGTTCTCGTTACCGAGTCGTCCACGCTCGAGGAGACCGTCGAGTACGCGGCGCGGTCGGTCCGGGAGCTCGCCGCCGAGACCGACAGTCGGCTCTCGCTCACGATCGGAGCCCCGATCGTCGAGGCTGCTCCGGGAGCGGAGACGGCCGATTTCGACGCGCTCCTCGAGACGGCGGCGTCCGTCGCCGACCGGGAGACTGAACTGACCGACCCACAGGGGTCCGTGGACGTCCGGACCGAACGGATCTACCAGTATCGCTATCCGTTCGACCCCTACGAGTACGCCGACGCGATTCGGTCATACGCGACCGATCACGGCGTCGAGACGGTCGTGGTCGATCCCGCTCACTCACGGCCCGGTGTCAGGCCGATGACCGGATCCCTCGCAGACCAGTTGGATTCGATGGCCGATATCGAGGTCGTGGTCGCGCCCGTCGAGCGGACGAGTCGTCGTCCCTCGCCCGTCACCCGTGGCGGACTGGCCCAGTTTCTGTCCGTGTTCGGCATCTCGTTCGGCTTCTACCTCCTCGTCGGCGGGTTCGCTGACGTCCCGTTCGATCTCGCGACAGGTGTCGTCTCCGCCACCCTCGTCGCCGGAGTGCTCTCTCGCGTCACGTTCGAGCGGACGCCGAGTCCCGCCAGGATGGCCACGACTTCGATCCGCTGGCTGGCGTACGTCCCGTACCTCGGCTACAAGATCCTCGTCGCGAACGTCCAGATCGCCTACGTCGTCTTGCACCCGTCGCTTCCGATCGACCCCTCGGTGGAGCGGTTCGAACCCGGCGTCTGGGGTGGCCTCCCGATCGCGACGCTCGCGAACAGCATCACACTCACGCCGGGCACGTTGACGGTCGACGTCGAGGATCGGCAGTTCGTCGTTCACTCGCTCACCACCGGCGCCCGCGAGGACCTGCTCGAGGGCAGTCTGGAGCGGGCGGTCAGGTTCGTCTTCTTCGGTCGGAGCTCGCTCCCGTACCCGTCTCCGCGCGAGCGAGCGGCGGAGTCGGAGGGTGATTCGACGTGATCCAGGGGCCGGTTTCGACGGTGCTGGTCGCAGGAGCCCTCGGATTCGTGACGATCTCCATCGCCCTGCTCGGGCGTGTGCTCGTCGGTCCGACGATGCAGGATCGGGTCATCGCCCTCAACGTCGTCGGCTCGAACGTCGTCGTGGTCATCGCACTGCTTGCGGCCGCGATGGATCGTCCGGCGTTCCTCGACGTGGCGCTCGTCTACGCACTGTTGAACTTCCTGATGAGCATCGCCATCTCGAAGTTCACCGTCGAACGAGGAGGGGTTCTGTGATGGTGGGATCGGTACTGGTCGCCGCGTTCGTTGCCGGCGGCCTGTTCTTCGCGTTCGTCTCCGCGGTCGGGCTCTACCGCCTGCCGGATCTGTACACGCGGGCCCACGCGGCGTCGAAGAGCGATACCCTCGGAGCGGTTCTCTCGCTGACCGCGGTCGCCGTCGCGTTCGGTGTCGACGTCGCGACGCTCAAAGTGGCGATGCTCGCTATCTTCATGTTGATAACCTCGCCGACGGCCGCACACGCCATCGCCCGTGCCGCACACGAACAGGACATCGAACCCTGGACACGAGGTGAGAACTGATGATCACGTGGCTCGAAGCCGGGTTGCTCGTCTTCATCGTCCTCTCGGCGGTGATGACGGCGATCCTGCGCGACGTACTTGCCGCCATCATCGTGTTCGGAGCCTACAGCCTCGGCATGGCGGTGCTCTGGATCGTGTTGCAGGCGCCCGACGTCGGACTGACCGAAGCGGCCGTCGGCGCGGGAATCATGACGGTGTTGCTTCTCGTCTCTATCGCCCGGACGACGAGACTGACCGGGATCGAACTGCGTCCCGTCGACGTGAACTGGGCCGTCGCCGGACTCTGTGGTCTGTTCGTCCTGGCGCTCCTCGCGACCGTCCCGGAACTCCCCGAGATCGGGCAGGCAGCCGGAAATCCGGTGTTCGGCGACATCTACCACCACTACGTCACCATGGCGTACGAACAGACACACGTCGAGAACGTGGTGACGGCGATCCTCGTGGCCTACCGCGGATTCGACACGCTCGGCGAGGCGACGGTCGTCTTCACGGCTGGCGTCGCCGTACTCACCGTCCTCAGACGGGAGGTGGACGAATGAGCGACCGCAGAACGTACGTCGAGAGCCCGATCATCATGGCGACGGTCAGACTCGTCGCCCCGTTCGTGCTGACCTACGGACTCTTCATCACGCTCCACGGAGCGAGCTCACCCGGCGGTGGGTTCCAGGGCGGCGTCATCGTGGCCTCGGTGATCGTCATGCTCTCGTTCGCCTACGGGATCGACGCCACGTGGGAGTGGCTCGACAAACGCGTCCTGGTCGGGATCACGACGGGTGGTATCGCTGTCTTCGCCGCGCTCGCACTCGGTCCCATACTCGCCGAACCGGGGGCGGACTTCCTCGAACTCGGCGCCTTGCCACTCATCCCAAATCCGTGGAAGTACGGCATCGAACTCGTCGAGGTGGGCATCGCGATGACCGTCGCCGGCGTCGTCATCGTGCTGTTCTTCCAGCTCGCACGCGGAGCGATGCCGCCCGGCGGCTCACCGTACGCGATGCCGTCAGCGGGGCCAACCGGGGAGGAACGTCGTGGGGACTCAAACACGACCGAACGGACGGCATCCGGCACGACCGAACGGACGGCATCCGGCACGACCGAACGGACGGCATCCGGCACGACCGAACGGACGGCATCCGGCCCGGATGCGGTCGACGACGGCTCGCCGGAGCCGAGGACGGGTGCATCGAACAGTGGATCGACTGACGGTCGAGGTGATCGACGATGATGGAACTTTTATCAACTCACTACAATTACATCGTCTTCGCGATACTGCTCGGCGTCGGACTGTACGTGATCATCGACGACGAGAATCTGGTGAAGAAGGTCATCGGTCTCAACATCTTCCAGACGGGTATCTTCCTGTTCTTCATCACGATCTCGGTTCGGGACGGGGGCGTTCC comes from the Halovivax cerinus genome and includes:
- a CDS encoding winged helix-turn-helix domain-containing protein; translation: MSSESTTSERAPRTTHRAEDAAEHLDVLGNQCSRTILYATQDGPKTAKELTDRTDCSSATVYRRINDLLENDLVEECIRFERGGSHTTAYRSLVEGLDVRFDQDGIRVEIVEQPS
- a CDS encoding DUF7563 family protein — translated: MESSATGTHCRKCGTHVTQQFARVFGDNGDVVHGCPSCTTYREMQSGSHLPGERS
- a CDS encoding DUF7344 domain-containing protein — encoded protein: MSSRTDATGELAESDVFHILGNDRRREIVSLLAAANGPIDVSDVARRVASREHDDSDTVPNNLYKSVYVSLQQTHLPQLEAERIIVYDSDAKTIQQGAQFDHVCEYIDGATDGNRLFRHATGVIATIGIALSGASGFGLAVTAVIPPAHWAVMSLLAIALWSLSWTRLRERLDPNLAR
- a CDS encoding helix-turn-helix transcriptional regulator encodes the protein MEPSEPSVSTGIEHVPLLAGDTGFTVVAIVLTVGVLGTIGLLVRRRRGRRSNVPRRRDEPDTPVTDRERVLSMLSENGGRIKQAEIVDSVDWSKAKVSRLLAELEADGEITKLRLGRENLICKPGSEPAASRSNPRSGDDS
- the allB gene encoding allantoinase AllB, with translation MTVDLVVRNGRLLTPEGIVPGAGVAIDDGTIVATGRPTALPTATRTLDVDGAVVAPGVIDCHIHNREPGLEYKEDWESATRAAAAGGVTTVVGMPNTDPIVDRPAHLERKFETGETGSLVDFQSYAVVTSENLDRIDALAEAGALGFKIFLGSTVGDVPAPTDGEILAAMNRIRETGKRLGFHEENGEIIDHYESAYRNEGKNEPIHHARSRPVVAEREAIERMITFAEETDVSIHMFHVSSGSGAEAVARGRERGVDVTAETTPHYLWFTEDVLREKGNVARVQPPIRDAAERERLWRAFGDGAIDCIATDHAPHTDGEKLVDDPFGNTWDAISGFVGLETEVPAMLSFVDQGRLSLTDWIYHHSTRPAQVWGLYPQKGSLQIGTDADLTIVDPDEEWTLADRSTLHSKGTVTPFEGETFVGRAVTTIVRGEIVYEDGTVTGEPGFGTRVDVDTET
- a CDS encoding quinone-dependent dihydroorotate dehydrogenase, whose amino-acid sequence is MDAYSWLRPLFFRLPAETAHEYVTAGLRAVQSVGAARRALSTRYTYRHPALEVECFDTTFDNPVGVAAGFDKNARVFPALDALGFGFVEVGTVTPEPQAGNPRPRLFRLPKDRALVNRMGFNGDGVDRVRDRLETNREAGGPIGVNVGKMNDSDADEAIEDYLRVFEELSPYGEYFVVNVSCPNTPDEFDEDDPDHLRTIFETLQAANEDDAPLLVKIGPDSPTDSLYELVDIVEAYDLDGIVATNTTTSREGLRSTTDEWGGLSGKPLESRSTGVIKTIAGYTDLPIVGVGGVDSAESAYQKIRAGASLVQLYTGFVYNGPSTAREINRGLVERLHEDGFDTVSEAVGADLD
- a CDS encoding monovalent cation/H+ antiporter subunit E; translated protein: MTDTAGGETAGDVLVLVTESSTLEETVEYAARSVRELAAETDSRLSLTIGAPIVEAAPGAETADFDALLETAASVADRETELTDPQGSVDVRTERIYQYRYPFDPYEYADAIRSYATDHGVETVVVDPAHSRPGVRPMTGSLADQLDSMADIEVVVAPVERTSRRPSPVTRGGLAQFLSVFGISFGFYLLVGGFADVPFDLATGVVSATLVAGVLSRVTFERTPSPARMATTSIRWLAYVPYLGYKILVANVQIAYVVLHPSLPIDPSVERFEPGVWGGLPIATLANSITLTPGTLTVDVEDRQFVVHSLTTGAREDLLEGSLERAVRFVFFGRSSLPYPSPRERAAESEGDST
- a CDS encoding monovalent cation/H+ antiporter complex subunit F; this encodes MIQGPVSTVLVAGALGFVTISIALLGRVLVGPTMQDRVIALNVVGSNVVVVIALLAAAMDRPAFLDVALVYALLNFLMSIAISKFTVERGGVL
- the mnhG gene encoding monovalent cation/H(+) antiporter subunit G, with the translated sequence MVGSVLVAAFVAGGLFFAFVSAVGLYRLPDLYTRAHAASKSDTLGAVLSLTAVAVAFGVDVATLKVAMLAIFMLITSPTAAHAIARAAHEQDIEPWTRGEN
- a CDS encoding DUF4040 domain-containing protein — translated: MITWLEAGLLVFIVLSAVMTAILRDVLAAIIVFGAYSLGMAVLWIVLQAPDVGLTEAAVGAGIMTVLLLVSIARTTRLTGIELRPVDVNWAVAGLCGLFVLALLATVPELPEIGQAAGNPVFGDIYHHYVTMAYEQTHVENVVTAILVAYRGFDTLGEATVVFTAGVAVLTVLRREVDE
- a CDS encoding MnhB domain-containing protein is translated as MSDRRTYVESPIIMATVRLVAPFVLTYGLFITLHGASSPGGGFQGGVIVASVIVMLSFAYGIDATWEWLDKRVLVGITTGGIAVFAALALGPILAEPGADFLELGALPLIPNPWKYGIELVEVGIAMTVAGVVIVLFFQLARGAMPPGGSPYAMPSAGPTGEERRGDSNTTERTASGTTERTASGTTERTASGTTERTASGPDAVDDGSPEPRTGASNSGSTDGRGDRR
- a CDS encoding cation:proton antiporter subunit C, translated to MMELLSTHYNYIVFAILLGVGLYVIIDDENLVKKVIGLNIFQTGIFLFFITISVRDGGVPAVGTGSESAYVNPLPHVLILTAIVVGVSLTALALALVVRIHEEYGTIREDVVAEVLADE